The Kineothrix sp. MB12-C1 genome includes a window with the following:
- a CDS encoding acyl-CoA carboxylase subunit beta, with amino-acid sequence MANKTWDEAIKDLDGRREKAALGGGLAKIEKQHQGGKMTARERIEVLMDPETFVEVDGFVESRIDDFDLDKKRVPGDGVVTGYGEIGGRLVFVASEDFTVIGGTLGEYHSYKICRIQDMAMDMKAPLICINDSGGARIEEGIDSLSGYSGMFLRHTKASGVIPQISVILGPCSGGACYAPAICDFIFMVKDISKMFITGPNVVKTVINEEVSVEELGGAEVHAKKSGVSHFTYSSEAECLMGVRKLLSYLPANNKEKAPMVKNIKEKPSVLLSVNKVMEKVGGLSKFLSQKGKEEPCRIRNIVPDNSRRAYDVKEVMECIIDEGSFFEVQKEFAPNVVVGWARMDGEVVGLVGNQPNVMGGSLDYHASDKLARFIRFCDCFNIPIVTLVDVPAFLPGTAQEHNGIIRHGAKVLYAYSEATVPKISLIMRKAYGGAYIAMNSKEMGADMVFAWPIAEIAVMGGDGAVNIAFKRKIKEAEDSQAMRAQCKQEYEDRFLNPYVAASRGFVNEVIKPEETREKILKALKALRNKSVESPYKKHGNIPL; translated from the coding sequence ATGGCAAATAAAACTTGGGATGAAGCGATAAAAGATCTAGATGGACGCAGAGAAAAGGCCGCGCTGGGCGGTGGATTGGCTAAAATTGAAAAGCAACACCAAGGCGGCAAGATGACAGCGAGGGAAAGAATAGAAGTACTGATGGACCCAGAGACCTTCGTAGAGGTAGATGGTTTCGTGGAATCGAGAATCGATGATTTCGACCTGGACAAAAAACGTGTCCCGGGCGATGGCGTGGTAACAGGCTATGGAGAAATTGGCGGCCGTCTTGTATTTGTTGCCAGCGAAGATTTCACAGTAATCGGAGGAACTTTGGGAGAGTATCATTCCTATAAGATTTGCCGTATTCAGGATATGGCGATGGATATGAAGGCACCTCTTATCTGCATCAACGATAGCGGCGGTGCGAGAATTGAGGAAGGGATTGATTCCTTGAGCGGATATAGCGGCATGTTCTTGCGCCATACGAAAGCGTCCGGAGTAATTCCTCAGATTTCTGTTATTTTAGGACCCTGTTCAGGCGGAGCATGCTATGCACCTGCAATCTGTGACTTTATTTTCATGGTAAAAGATATCTCTAAGATGTTTATTACCGGGCCTAACGTGGTAAAGACAGTAATCAATGAAGAAGTATCCGTGGAGGAGCTCGGTGGTGCGGAAGTACATGCGAAGAAGAGCGGTGTATCCCATTTTACTTATTCCTCAGAGGCAGAGTGCCTTATGGGAGTGAGAAAGCTTCTTTCCTACCTTCCGGCCAATAATAAGGAAAAGGCTCCAATGGTAAAAAACATTAAAGAGAAGCCTTCAGTTCTGCTGAGTGTAAATAAGGTAATGGAGAAAGTAGGAGGTCTGAGCAAGTTCTTATCCCAGAAAGGGAAAGAAGAACCCTGTCGCATAAGAAATATTGTACCGGATAATTCCAGACGTGCCTATGATGTGAAGGAAGTGATGGAGTGTATCATTGATGAGGGAAGCTTCTTCGAGGTACAAAAGGAGTTCGCGCCAAATGTTGTGGTTGGCTGGGCTCGTATGGACGGTGAAGTAGTAGGCCTTGTAGGAAATCAACCGAATGTAATGGGAGGTTCCCTGGACTATCATGCTTCTGATAAATTAGCACGTTTTATCCGCTTCTGTGACTGTTTCAATATTCCGATCGTAACCCTTGTAGATGTTCCTGCCTTCTTACCGGGAACGGCACAAGAGCATAATGGGATTATAAGGCATGGAGCGAAGGTGTTGTACGCTTATTCGGAAGCGACAGTTCCGAAGATTTCACTCATTATGAGAAAAGCTTATGGTGGAGCGTACATAGCGATGAACTCCAAGGAGATGGGCGCAGATATGGTATTTGCATGGCCAATTGCAGAAATAGCTGTTATGGGTGGTGACGGAGCGGTAAATATTGCGTTTAAGAGAAAGATTAAAGAAGCGGAAGATTCCCAGGCAATGCGTGCACAGTGTAAGCAGGAGTATGAAGATCGTTTCTTGAATCCTTACGTGGCAGCGTCCAGAGGTTTTGTGAATGAAGTGATCAAGCCGGAAGAGACAAGGGAGAAGATCCTTAAGGCTTTAAAGGCACTTAGAAATAAATCGGTAGAGAGCCCATACAAAAAGCATGGAAATATACCGCTATAA
- the glf gene encoding UDP-galactopyranose mutase, with product MHYDYLVVGAGLFGAVFACEMNKQGKKCLVIDKREHIAGNIYTEEVLGINIHKYGAHIFHTSNQEIWNYINQYATFNRFVNSPVAVYKEELYNLPFNMNTFSRMWNVKTPAEAKGKIASQIADLHITDPKNLEEQALSLVGTDVYEKLIKGYTEKQWGKPCTELPAFIIKRLPLRFTFDNNYFNDLYQGIPIDGYTSIVEKLLEGVDTRTGTEYREFIKANEETKEITFNKVLYTGMIDEYFDYKLGTLEYRSLRFEEEQLPECDNYQGNAVVNYTEREVPYTRIIEHKHFEFGSQPGTVITKEYPAEWQPGDEPYYPVNDERNDALFKRYEELARQEKNILFGGRLGQYKYYDMDKVIAQALIMVKEQREGSEE from the coding sequence ATGCACTATGATTATTTGGTAGTAGGCGCGGGATTATTTGGCGCAGTGTTTGCCTGTGAGATGAATAAGCAAGGGAAAAAATGTCTGGTTATCGATAAAAGAGAGCATATTGCGGGTAACATCTATACTGAGGAAGTGTTAGGAATTAATATCCATAAATATGGAGCACATATTTTCCATACTTCTAATCAGGAGATATGGAATTATATCAATCAATATGCCACGTTCAATAGATTCGTGAATTCGCCGGTTGCCGTGTACAAGGAGGAACTTTATAATCTCCCTTTCAACATGAATACGTTTAGCCGGATGTGGAACGTGAAGACTCCTGCAGAGGCGAAGGGGAAGATCGCATCTCAGATTGCTGATCTGCACATTACAGATCCTAAGAATCTGGAAGAACAAGCGCTGTCTTTAGTGGGAACCGATGTATATGAGAAGTTGATTAAAGGCTATACCGAGAAGCAATGGGGCAAACCGTGTACTGAACTTCCGGCGTTTATTATTAAGCGTCTTCCGCTCAGATTTACCTTTGATAATAATTATTTCAATGATTTATATCAGGGAATACCGATAGACGGTTATACATCGATTGTGGAAAAGCTTCTAGAAGGAGTTGATACTCGCACCGGCACAGAATATAGGGAATTTATAAAGGCGAATGAAGAGACGAAGGAAATTACCTTCAATAAGGTGCTATACACGGGAATGATTGATGAGTATTTCGATTATAAGCTGGGAACCTTAGAATACCGTTCCCTTCGTTTTGAAGAAGAGCAGCTACCAGAGTGTGATAATTATCAGGGCAATGCGGTGGTGAATTATACAGAGCGTGAAGTTCCTTATACGAGAATTATTGAACACAAACATTTTGAGTTCGGATCTCAGCCGGGAACGGTTATTACTAAGGAGTATCCTGCCGAATGGCAGCCGGGGGATGAACCATATTATCCGGTGAATGATGAGCGTAATGATGCATTATTCAAAAGATATGAAGAGCTGGCCAGACAAGAGAAGAATATCTTATTCGGCGGCCGTCTGGGACAATATAAATACTATGATATGGATAAAGTGATTGCTCAGGCGCTTATTATGGTTAAGGAACAGAGAGAAGGCAGCGAAGAGTGA
- a CDS encoding transcriptional regulator, whose protein sequence is MVKAEILKKEILSQYKSVRQFAIEMQIPYSTLVTALDRGIEGMAYGTVIKMCDKLNLNPVDFSSLERGAVLGEKILENRVMQYYVKLNKTGRKKVLDLMEDYVQLEKYQIKE, encoded by the coding sequence ATGGTAAAGGCAGAAATTTTGAAGAAGGAAATTTTATCACAATACAAAAGTGTACGTCAGTTTGCAATTGAAATGCAGATTCCATACAGTACATTAGTAACAGCATTGGACAGGGGAATTGAAGGAATGGCATATGGAACCGTTATTAAGATGTGCGATAAGCTGAATCTGAATCCGGTCGATTTTTCTTCACTGGAAAGAGGCGCTGTTCTCGGCGAGAAGATTCTGGAGAATCGCGTAATGCAGTATTATGTAAAATTGAATAAAACAGGAAGAAAGAAAGTTCTCGATTTGATGGAAGACTATGTACAGTTGGAAAAATATCAGATAAAAGAATAA
- a CDS encoding IS256 family transposase has protein sequence MSDNIIQLNEDLIKHDLKNLVRSSVEETLNALLDKEADELVNAQKYERSSNRQGYRSGHYKRNFQTTSGEVELNVPKLKGVPFETAIIERYRRRESSVEEALIEMYLAGVSVRRVEDITEALWGTKVSPGTISNLNKKAYEHIETWRSRPLSGTYPYVYVDGVYLKRSWGGEIQNASILVAIGVSMDGCREIIGAAEGMKEDKESWRSFFVWLKKRGLTGVRLIIGDKSLGMLETIPEVFPDAHYQRCTVHFYRNIFSVIPRNKMKAVSMMLKAIHGQESKATALEKAQQVAAKLIEMKLSKAAKKLQDGIEETLTYMDFPTQHWTRIRTNNTIERLNREIKRRTKAIGAFPDGQSALMLVCARLRHVAGTVWGTRCYMNMDHLNHLADDPLSDNIAG, from the coding sequence ATGTCTGATAACATTATACAATTGAATGAGGACTTAATAAAGCACGATTTAAAGAATCTTGTCCGTAGCAGTGTAGAAGAAACATTGAATGCTCTGCTTGACAAAGAGGCTGATGAGCTTGTGAATGCCCAGAAATATGAGCGTTCTTCCAATCGGCAGGGTTACCGTTCCGGCCATTATAAGCGGAACTTCCAGACCACTTCCGGAGAAGTGGAACTTAATGTTCCAAAGCTTAAGGGGGTTCCTTTTGAAACTGCTATCATCGAACGTTACCGCCGCAGGGAATCTTCTGTGGAGGAGGCCTTGATCGAAATGTATCTGGCGGGTGTTTCCGTACGCCGTGTAGAAGATATCACAGAAGCACTGTGGGGAACCAAGGTTTCTCCGGGAACCATCAGCAACCTCAACAAGAAAGCTTATGAACACATTGAAACATGGCGTTCAAGACCTCTATCCGGTACTTATCCCTATGTCTACGTGGACGGGGTATATCTCAAGCGCAGTTGGGGCGGTGAAATTCAGAACGCATCCATCCTTGTGGCAATCGGTGTCAGCATGGACGGCTGCCGTGAGATCATTGGTGCAGCCGAAGGCATGAAAGAGGATAAGGAGAGCTGGAGGTCTTTCTTTGTATGGCTGAAAAAACGTGGTCTTACAGGCGTTCGCCTCATCATCGGTGACAAAAGTCTTGGAATGCTTGAAACGATCCCGGAAGTATTTCCAGATGCCCATTATCAGCGTTGCACGGTACATTTTTATCGAAACATTTTTTCTGTGATTCCACGCAATAAAATGAAAGCGGTTTCCATGATGCTCAAAGCGATTCATGGGCAGGAAAGCAAAGCGACTGCTCTTGAAAAGGCGCAGCAGGTGGCTGCAAAACTCATAGAAATGAAGCTCTCAAAAGCAGCAAAAAAACTTCAGGATGGAATCGAAGAAACACTAACCTATATGGATTTTCCTACTCAGCACTGGACCAGAATTCGGACAAACAATACGATTGAGCGGCTAAACCGGGAAATCAAACGTAGGACCAAAGCCATCGGTGCTTTCCCGGACGGACAAAGTGCCCTGATGCTTGTATGTGCCAGACTGCGTCATGTAGCCGGAACGGTGTGGGGGACACGATGCTATATGAACATGGATCATCTCAATCACCTGGCTGATGATCCGCTGTCTGATAACATAGCCGGTTAA
- a CDS encoding molecular chaperone has product MEQLRAEQKEALQVSKEYLVKLTIGMEELVLELRGNRKPDTDDFMKQCLDGLNWLIQIYNGTADFINEGKVRIEKEEANESILRFNEAVKSKDDNRIAESMEKDIIMFLHNLSNAIDEAI; this is encoded by the coding sequence ATGGAACAATTGAGAGCAGAACAAAAAGAAGCATTACAGGTAAGCAAGGAATATTTGGTAAAGTTGACGATAGGAATGGAGGAGCTAGTATTAGAGCTAAGAGGTAATCGAAAACCTGATACGGATGACTTCATGAAGCAATGCCTGGATGGACTTAATTGGTTGATACAGATATATAATGGAACTGCGGATTTCATTAATGAAGGAAAAGTACGCATTGAAAAAGAGGAAGCAAATGAAAGTATACTGAGATTCAATGAGGCTGTGAAGAGTAAGGATGATAACAGAATAGCTGAATCAATGGAAAAAGATATTATAATGTTTTTACATAATTTATCGAATGCAATTGATGAAGCGATATAA
- a CDS encoding adenylyltransferase/cytidyltransferase family protein, translated as MTIDKMIQDFPQGLLNWYDFLKEGKVLCIGDEDSSITKILNEKCNDVIQVSVNSSLREEFQHRYRADFDYVIVVGKIEYLSNPVYALSSWRELLHEEGRMLLGMDNRLGLRYFCGDRDPFTDRSFDGIENYRSLLGVDREKLEGRNYSKEEIINLLEQSGWIHRKFYSVLPNLEVPQLIYAQDYLPAEELSIRFFPMYRHPDSVFLEEQFLYTDIIKNGMFHTIANSFLIECSKNNIFANIKHVTVSMDRGKDNAMATIIRNNNIVEKRALYAEGIDKLTGLKENEEDLRLHGLNVLEGTLENKSYYMPYVDSEIAMVYFRRLAKEDVGKFKEEVDKFRDFILRSSDHVAIDEERGILLKKGYIDLVPLNCFYDNGEYIFYDQEFYEENYPANVIIYRAIEVIYMNDPEMESILPRKYFYERYGLEENLELWIKLAAEFLYKLRNQRELGSFNQRFKGNTRVIHTNRQRINYSETEYQRIFVDLFRDAERKKIIVFGSGIFTKRFLAQFKKEYEIYAIVDNNQSKWGTQLEGIEITAPQLIDEIPKQECRVIICVKNYLAIIKQLQGMGVTDYCVYDRNVEYSRKKAVVIKKEDDAGSEPKKYRTGYIAGVFDLFHIGHLNMFKRAKEQCDYLIVGIVTDEGVRKNKKTEPFIPLKERIEIVRACKYVDEAVEIPLDSAGTEDAYKMYHFDCQFSGSDYVNNPDWLGSKTFLEKQGVDMVFFPYTAGTSSTKLKGIIEKSLL; from the coding sequence ATGACTATAGATAAGATGATTCAAGATTTCCCTCAAGGCTTGCTTAATTGGTATGACTTTTTAAAAGAAGGAAAAGTATTATGTATAGGGGATGAGGACAGTAGTATTACAAAAATTTTAAATGAGAAGTGTAACGATGTTATTCAAGTATCCGTTAATTCTTCTTTACGAGAGGAATTTCAACATAGATATAGAGCCGACTTTGATTATGTTATTGTAGTAGGTAAGATTGAATACCTATCTAATCCGGTATATGCCCTTTCCTCATGGCGGGAATTGCTTCATGAAGAGGGACGAATGCTCTTAGGCATGGATAATCGATTAGGCTTGCGATACTTTTGCGGGGATAGGGATCCCTTTACTGACAGAAGCTTTGATGGGATTGAGAATTATCGAAGCTTGCTCGGGGTGGACAGGGAGAAGTTGGAGGGGCGTAATTATTCAAAAGAAGAAATTATCAATCTTTTAGAACAATCGGGCTGGATACATAGAAAGTTTTACTCGGTTTTGCCTAATTTGGAAGTTCCCCAATTGATTTATGCACAGGACTATCTTCCGGCTGAAGAATTGTCTATCAGATTTTTCCCTATGTATAGACATCCTGACTCTGTTTTCTTGGAAGAACAATTCTTATATACCGATATTATTAAAAATGGAATGTTCCATACTATCGCAAACTCTTTCCTGATAGAATGTTCCAAGAATAATATCTTTGCAAATATAAAGCATGTTACGGTCTCTATGGATAGGGGAAAAGATAACGCGATGGCGACGATTATCAGAAATAATAACATAGTAGAAAAGCGCGCGCTATATGCAGAGGGAATTGATAAGTTAACAGGGCTTAAAGAGAACGAAGAGGATTTACGACTCCATGGATTAAATGTATTGGAAGGAACCCTTGAGAATAAAAGCTATTATATGCCATATGTAGACAGTGAGATAGCAATGGTATACTTTCGGAGGCTCGCAAAGGAAGACGTAGGAAAGTTTAAAGAAGAGGTAGATAAATTCCGGGATTTTATATTGCGTTCTTCAGATCATGTAGCTATAGACGAGGAGAGAGGTATATTGTTGAAGAAAGGTTATATCGATTTAGTTCCTCTTAACTGCTTCTATGATAATGGCGAATATATATTCTATGACCAGGAATTTTATGAAGAAAATTATCCGGCGAATGTCATTATTTATAGAGCGATTGAAGTGATCTATATGAATGATCCGGAAATGGAATCGATATTGCCCAGAAAATACTTCTACGAAAGATACGGATTGGAAGAAAATCTAGAACTATGGATAAAGCTAGCAGCAGAGTTCCTGTATAAATTGAGAAATCAAAGAGAGTTGGGGAGCTTCAATCAAAGATTTAAAGGGAATACAAGGGTAATTCATACGAATAGGCAGAGGATAAATTATTCGGAGACGGAATATCAAAGGATTTTCGTAGATTTATTTCGGGATGCTGAGAGGAAAAAAATCATTGTGTTCGGTTCAGGAATCTTTACGAAACGTTTTTTGGCACAGTTTAAAAAGGAATATGAAATCTATGCCATAGTGGATAATAACCAGTCGAAATGGGGAACACAATTGGAGGGCATAGAGATAACAGCGCCCCAACTCATAGATGAAATACCGAAACAAGAGTGCCGGGTTATAATTTGCGTTAAGAATTATCTTGCGATTATCAAGCAATTACAGGGAATGGGAGTGACGGATTATTGTGTCTATGACAGAAATGTGGAGTATTCAAGAAAGAAAGCAGTTGTAATAAAGAAAGAGGATGATGCGGGTTCTGAACCAAAAAAGTATCGCACTGGGTATATTGCGGGTGTATTTGACTTATTTCATATTGGACATTTGAACATGTTCAAACGGGCTAAGGAGCAATGCGATTACTTAATTGTAGGTATAGTAACGGACGAAGGAGTGAGGAAGAATAAAAAAACAGAACCCTTTATACCGCTTAAAGAGAGAATAGAAATAGTCCGTGCATGCAAATATGTAGACGAGGCGGTTGAAATCCCGTTAGATAGCGCAGGGACGGAAGATGCCTATAAGATGTATCATTTTGACTGCCAGTTTTCCGGCAGTGATTACGTGAACAATCCAGATTGGCTAGGGTCAAAAACCTTCTTAGAAAAACAAGGAGTAGATATGGTATTTTTTCCATATACGGCGGGAACAAGTTCCACTAAGCTAAAAGGTATAATCGAGAAATCTTTATTGTAA
- a CDS encoding DUF1919 domain-containing protein: MKYRVIIWGIGEIYNKHVNTLKYLTYKEEIEIVAIIDKDYFFLSHIDGYPVVDIANLSNILFDYLIIMRDNEEEFLYEMLQLGITREKILPYRILDVPDLSFDEYVRVKESRISIISNNCWGGLVYRTLGLECCSPFKNLYLKDRAYLMLLSNMKEYLQYPLEFSKFEEQTDLGVQYPVMRLRDIKIHCNHDTEVEKVQENWNRRCSKINYNNLFVAMFTQNKEMIERFLNIKVSPKIGFVPFEDSRNELINIHKTGDAKAFYIAVNNNAGIGNGSYSYNVLKLLSGDEHFYRCEENK, encoded by the coding sequence ATGAAATATAGAGTGATAATATGGGGAATCGGAGAAATATATAATAAACATGTTAATACGTTGAAATATTTGACATACAAGGAAGAAATAGAAATTGTAGCAATAATTGATAAGGACTATTTTTTTCTTAGCCATATAGATGGTTATCCAGTTGTCGATATAGCTAATCTGAGCAATATATTGTTTGATTATTTGATTATTATGAGAGATAATGAAGAGGAATTTCTCTATGAAATGTTGCAGTTAGGTATAACGAGAGAAAAAATATTGCCATATAGAATTTTAGATGTGCCGGACCTAAGCTTTGATGAATATGTCAGAGTAAAAGAAAGTCGAATTAGTATAATTTCCAATAATTGTTGGGGTGGGCTCGTATATCGTACATTAGGACTCGAATGCTGCTCACCATTTAAAAATCTTTATTTAAAGGATAGGGCCTATTTAATGTTGTTAAGCAATATGAAAGAATATCTCCAATATCCACTTGAGTTTTCGAAATTTGAAGAACAAACTGATTTAGGTGTACAATATCCAGTTATGAGATTAAGAGATATTAAAATTCACTGTAATCATGATACAGAGGTTGAAAAGGTACAAGAAAACTGGAATAGGAGATGTAGCAAAATTAATTATAATAATCTTTTTGTAGCCATGTTCACCCAAAATAAAGAAATGATAGAAAGGTTCTTAAATATAAAGGTATCGCCGAAGATAGGCTTTGTACCGTTTGAAGATTCAAGAAATGAGTTAATCAACATACATAAAACAGGTGATGCAAAAGCGTTTTATATAGCTGTGAACAATAATGCCGGTATTGGAAATGGCAGTTATTCGTACAATGTATTAAAATTGTTATCAGGTGATGAACATTTTTATAGATGTGAAGAGAATAAATAA